One genomic segment of candidate division KSB1 bacterium includes these proteins:
- a CDS encoding T9SS type A sorting domain-containing protein, with translation MQKRSLLLLLLVGLLLCGTTAFAERPVGERERDKNVLSKPTGTPRYQILNINNIWTWMRSDGQSNHSPLADDGTYFPRGTGSAIYQDGIMWGGKAYLDPAYTQPAPKAQLIRVGGANYVVGTREGRIIGEGANAVAADPAGADVRAYRIRRDYASMSRVELLRDAAEYYEIPQANVTDAQINEVLRRYALDWKEWPVQYGAPYIERNGTPGYQPPPDFSATFTVDDLIKGNYDEPGIAGADPNSPADQVVWTVFNDLDPNTTLALQGSEPLGLEAQVTLWGYKRTDALGNIYFRRIKLINKGGVDVTDAGGTKGAFYINEMYVAQWSDPDLGGAGDDVAGCDVNLSMGFVYNGQAIDSEYRGFRLPPPAIGYDFLQGPAVPGDPTDRAVFDLKYKDGFKNLGMTSFSYFSAGSTISDPPRDYARGTIRWYKMLRGFAPIDGPDQYYPFPPGLTPNQFPLSGDPVTKTGFLDGLGEQYSFAPGDRRINLSTGPFTLNPGETQEVVVAVVGGLGADRISSVAVMKFNDRFAQNTYNALFQVPKPPAPPRVTVSEVDGKVGLEWGSDLNRVRDTETTVQQPGGYTFEGYNVYQFPSRGASLSEAKRIAVFDLATDPTVILDEQFDVASGLILSKPVQFGTNSSIQRYFNFSRDYIRDIEKLYNGQEYYLAVTAYSRATVPGFLPASLESEPTIITVIPRVPFGVSYQTAFGDTLPVSHTSGRSDGIILPIVVNPKASTGDNYEVRFAVDNQGVTTWSLVNKTKNSTLLSNKTNQSGDENYDIVDGMFLLVSGPPPGVKTWEWTSGSRFLTWADADGLGFEGFNGALGWASPRSVFNDGKMFVPADKLKKIEIRFANADANDLEFDPNQPNVSYGYRYGRNFASAPARPEFAPFIINPAGGYSFQDFAKNVPLAVYDVDANPPRRLRVGFLENNVAGGKVNGRYNPGVFGTTNNTSSTGPREWLFIFDADYSETADPAYQVELISSDLPVMYFATWQRRNANPWTDANVMTITPNRPNTPDDVFSFTAPAPKKGADLEAQSAEHIGVYPNPYYAFNPAETTTLNRFVTFNNLPPNATVRIFNMAGQLVRKLEKVNDPSQFLRWDLQNQTGLPVASGMYIAHVEATLPSTGAKTVKVLKLAIIQEQEVLEVF, from the coding sequence ATGCAAAAACGCAGTCTTTTGCTTCTGCTGCTGGTCGGCCTGTTGCTGTGTGGGACGACCGCCTTTGCCGAGCGGCCGGTGGGTGAGCGCGAGCGTGATAAAAATGTGCTCAGCAAACCGACAGGCACGCCACGGTATCAGATCCTCAACATCAACAACATTTGGACGTGGATGCGCTCCGACGGCCAGTCCAACCATTCGCCGCTGGCGGATGATGGTACATATTTTCCGCGCGGCACGGGTTCGGCCATCTATCAGGACGGCATCATGTGGGGTGGCAAAGCCTATCTGGACCCGGCTTATACCCAGCCGGCGCCCAAAGCCCAGTTGATCCGCGTGGGCGGTGCCAACTATGTGGTTGGCACACGTGAGGGCCGCATCATCGGCGAAGGTGCCAATGCGGTGGCGGCCGATCCCGCCGGCGCAGATGTGCGCGCCTACCGCATTCGCCGGGACTACGCCTCGATGTCGCGCGTCGAATTGCTGCGCGATGCGGCGGAGTATTATGAAATCCCGCAGGCCAACGTCACCGACGCCCAGATCAACGAAGTGCTGCGGCGCTATGCGCTGGATTGGAAGGAATGGCCGGTGCAATACGGCGCGCCTTATATTGAACGCAACGGCACGCCCGGCTACCAGCCCCCGCCCGATTTCAGCGCGACCTTCACGGTCGATGATCTCATCAAAGGCAATTATGACGAGCCCGGCATTGCGGGGGCGGATCCCAACTCCCCGGCCGATCAAGTGGTGTGGACAGTCTTCAACGATCTCGATCCCAACACCACCCTGGCTCTGCAAGGCTCGGAACCGTTGGGTTTGGAAGCGCAAGTCACGCTGTGGGGCTATAAGCGTACCGATGCACTCGGCAACATCTATTTCCGCCGTATCAAGCTGATCAACAAAGGCGGCGTGGATGTCACCGATGCCGGTGGCACCAAAGGCGCCTTCTATATCAACGAGATGTACGTGGCGCAATGGTCTGACCCGGATCTCGGCGGCGCCGGCGATGACGTGGCTGGTTGCGATGTGAACTTGAGCATGGGCTTCGTGTACAACGGCCAGGCGATTGACAGCGAATATCGCGGTTTTCGTCTGCCGCCACCTGCCATCGGCTATGACTTCCTGCAAGGTCCGGCCGTGCCTGGCGACCCCACCGATCGTGCCGTTTTTGATTTGAAATACAAAGACGGCTTCAAGAACCTGGGCATGACCTCCTTCTCCTATTTCTCAGCCGGTTCGACGATTTCAGACCCGCCGCGGGACTATGCGCGCGGCACCATCCGCTGGTACAAGATGCTGCGCGGCTTCGCTCCCATCGATGGTCCGGATCAATATTATCCCTTCCCACCCGGGCTGACGCCCAATCAGTTTCCGCTCTCCGGCGATCCGGTGACCAAGACCGGTTTCCTGGATGGCTTGGGCGAGCAATACTCCTTTGCGCCGGGCGATCGACGCATCAACCTGAGCACTGGTCCGTTCACGTTGAACCCCGGCGAAACCCAGGAAGTCGTCGTGGCAGTGGTCGGTGGGTTGGGCGCCGACCGCATCTCCAGCGTCGCGGTCATGAAGTTCAACGACCGTTTCGCGCAGAACACCTACAATGCGCTTTTCCAGGTTCCCAAGCCACCCGCGCCACCGCGCGTCACGGTGTCGGAAGTGGACGGCAAGGTTGGTCTGGAGTGGGGCAGCGATCTCAACCGCGTGCGCGACACCGAAACGACGGTGCAACAGCCTGGTGGGTATACTTTCGAGGGCTACAACGTTTACCAGTTCCCCAGCCGGGGCGCTTCCTTGTCTGAGGCCAAGCGCATCGCGGTGTTCGACCTGGCCACCGACCCGACAGTTATTTTGGATGAACAGTTCGACGTGGCCTCCGGCCTGATTCTCAGCAAGCCGGTGCAGTTTGGTACCAACAGCAGCATCCAGCGGTATTTCAATTTCAGCCGCGACTATATCCGTGACATCGAAAAGCTCTACAACGGCCAGGAATACTACCTCGCTGTCACGGCTTACAGCCGGGCGACTGTTCCCGGCTTCCTGCCGGCATCTTTGGAGTCAGAGCCGACGATTATCACGGTCATCCCGCGGGTGCCGTTCGGCGTGTCTTATCAAACCGCCTTTGGTGACACGCTGCCGGTCAGCCATACCAGTGGCCGCAGCGACGGCATTATCCTGCCAATCGTGGTCAATCCCAAGGCCAGCACGGGCGACAACTATGAAGTGCGTTTCGCCGTCGACAATCAGGGTGTCACCACCTGGAGTCTGGTGAACAAGACCAAGAACAGCACGCTGCTCAGCAACAAGACCAACCAAAGTGGTGACGAGAATTATGACATCGTTGACGGGATGTTCCTGCTCGTCTCCGGTCCACCGCCCGGCGTGAAAACCTGGGAATGGACCTCGGGCAGCCGTTTTCTCACCTGGGCCGATGCCGACGGTTTGGGCTTCGAAGGCTTCAATGGCGCGCTGGGTTGGGCTTCACCGCGCTCAGTGTTCAATGATGGCAAGATGTTTGTCCCTGCCGACAAGCTGAAAAAGATTGAAATCCGCTTCGCCAACGCCGACGCCAACGACCTGGAATTCGATCCCAATCAGCCCAATGTCTCCTACGGTTATCGCTACGGTCGCAACTTTGCCTCGGCACCGGCGCGGCCGGAATTTGCGCCTTTCATTATCAACCCGGCTGGCGGTTACTCCTTCCAGGATTTTGCCAAGAACGTGCCGCTCGCGGTGTATGACGTTGACGCCAACCCGCCGCGCCGCCTGCGCGTGGGCTTCCTGGAGAACAACGTCGCCGGTGGCAAAGTCAATGGCCGCTACAACCCCGGGGTTTTTGGAACGACGAATAATACCAGCAGCACCGGCCCACGGGAGTGGTTGTTCATCTTTGATGCGGATTACAGCGAGACGGCTGATCCCGCTTACCAAGTCGAGCTCATCTCCTCCGATTTGCCGGTGATGTACTTTGCGACCTGGCAGCGGCGCAATGCCAATCCCTGGACCGACGCCAATGTCATGACCATCACCCCCAACCGGCCGAATACGCCGGATGATGTCTTCAGCTTCACTGCACCGGCGCCGAAAAAGGGAGCGGATTTGGAGGCGCAGAGTGCTGAGCACATCGGTGTGTATCCCAACCCCTACTATGCCTTCAACCCGGCGGAAACCACCACGCTCAATCGCTTTGTGACCTTCAACAACCTGCCGCCCAACGCCACCGTCCGCATCTTCAACATGGCCGGCCAGTTGGTGCGCAAGCTCGAGAAGGTCAATGATCCTTCGCAGTTCCTGCGCTGGGATTTGCAGAATCAAACCGGCCTGCCGGTGGCGAGCGGCATGTACATCGCGCATGTGGAAGCCACTTTGCCGTCAACCGGTGCCAAGACGGTCAAGGTGTTGAAACTGGCCATCATTCAGGAACAAGAAGTGCTGGAAGTTTTCTAA
- a CDS encoding PorV/PorQ family protein, with translation MKSKVVFSMLGLGVALAMLPLRLSAQALGEGIENKRIGTAAATELLIPVGARDLAMGGASLATSAGIDALHWNPAGLGRIASTAEGTFTTMSYLADIRLNYGAVGVNFGGFGVVGLSVRSFDFGDILLTTNDDPEGRAGRTFAPAFVTVGLTYSRAFTDAITAGGTIKLISEKMGRASGNGMALDLGVQYHTLAGIKGLHLGVAMKNIGPQMSFGGSGLLRRATSSEGSRPEQYYEIKPASFELPSSVEIGLAYERTMSENFTVNVSGAFANNNLGLDGYRGGAEALYQVSNNLRLAGRAGIELSPNGGIDDSATKISSGGDDQIFGPTLGFGFMYKTESVDITLDYAYRSVDFFDSNQMFTLKLGF, from the coding sequence ATGAAGAGTAAAGTAGTCTTCTCCATGCTTGGCCTCGGCGTGGCGCTGGCGATGTTGCCGCTGCGGCTGTCAGCGCAGGCTCTGGGCGAGGGCATCGAAAATAAACGCATCGGCACGGCCGCGGCCACCGAATTGTTGATCCCGGTGGGTGCGCGCGACCTGGCCATGGGCGGCGCCAGCCTGGCAACCAGCGCCGGCATCGACGCGTTGCATTGGAATCCCGCCGGTCTCGGCCGCATTGCCTCCACTGCGGAAGGGACTTTCACCACCATGTCCTACCTCGCCGACATTCGTCTGAATTACGGCGCCGTGGGCGTGAACTTCGGCGGCTTCGGGGTGGTTGGCCTCAGTGTCCGCTCCTTCGATTTTGGCGACATCCTGCTGACCACCAACGATGATCCGGAAGGTCGTGCCGGCCGGACGTTCGCGCCCGCTTTTGTCACCGTCGGCCTGACCTATTCCCGCGCCTTTACCGACGCCATCACCGCCGGTGGCACGATCAAACTCATCTCGGAAAAGATGGGGCGCGCCAGTGGCAATGGTATGGCACTGGATTTGGGCGTGCAGTATCACACCCTCGCCGGCATCAAGGGGCTGCATCTGGGGGTGGCGATGAAGAACATCGGCCCGCAGATGAGCTTTGGTGGTTCGGGCTTGTTGCGCCGGGCGACCTCTTCCGAAGGCAGCCGGCCGGAGCAATATTATGAAATCAAACCGGCGAGCTTCGAGCTGCCCTCCTCGGTGGAGATTGGTCTGGCTTATGAACGCACCATGAGCGAGAACTTCACGGTCAACGTCAGCGGTGCTTTTGCCAACAACAACCTCGGCCTGGATGGCTATCGCGGCGGGGCGGAAGCGCTCTATCAAGTGAGCAATAACCTGCGGCTGGCGGGCCGCGCCGGCATCGAGCTCTCCCCCAATGGCGGCATCGATGACAGCGCCACCAAAATCTCCAGCGGCGGCGACGACCAAATCTTCGGTCCGACGTTGGGCTTCGGTTTCATGTACAAGACCGAATCCGTCGACATCACGCTGGACTACGCCTACCGCTCGGTCGATTTCTTCGACAGCAACCAGATGTTTACGCTCAAGCTCGGTTTCTAA